In Panulirus ornatus isolate Po-2019 chromosome 9, ASM3632096v1, whole genome shotgun sequence, one genomic interval encodes:
- the LOC139750350 gene encoding uncharacterized protein isoform X3, whose protein sequence is MSSDENLEVNEDLPEDEMTEEQRHPEPPASTTTTTNSNSTNTTTANTTSVTTATTTTATTTTTTASATTSSVSVAVGTEDLHSNDNPKPDGDTQAAQPSTSRMSPDSEAAPAATKNLRTCRVCGDRAKSMHFGGLSCDSCKAFFRRAVHNDAYVNFTCPYDGNCVINIASRKCCQFCRYKKCTSIGMERSWVMSEEDRAQMMKQRAEKKAKMDDNNRRGFKEGKRELVPFEPDPATMLDHMTAEERDEIERAVLRYRRAYNDVPYRHDLKNCSVDRPSIQIINMFTTIVRRFAYFARLFPEFCDLPSQDQGNLLRGGILEMSLIRGVQSFDTEHSRWPDTNHQLYRDAPTLCVEDMKKLVSCELYEMHMKFIHSLKELNVDEPVMMLLLLIVLFTSDRPDLAAAATVQQRQDHYLHLLRKYLGWRYGPHNAPILYPRLLIKLTDLRELNDQHTEYNLKLAKQEIAEIQMQLSRLKLNPYTEWPTILQHQTGSSTPPTAPPQEEPGPSSAPSGVSSSSEVPVQIAVTPATPTPVEGGQVNLSGMLGSLGASGDLAGPFNSGMSGLLALLDFEQLASNPSFQRIIMQQFQKSIMNVLSSPNFGLGNLFPDGRIVQQQQQQQQQTVSSDQQQDPSPIPQQPPQPQATAPPQFLLQQQKVQQQPHGPPGQVPVPSQGVPQGYPASDLMTQLDYLDASHPSNLQNVQQSQQAFQQLEHQLMSNISDYGSFGEQGHHHQLLQHQYHYHLQQQQHLQQQALFHQHQQQMHHPQLQEGQQPMHQQHIVGGPPLLIPKEEPMTPSPPNMHAPHPQVEHPLLYDEPQSMMHQPRHQHSPPLRSSPTPSQHHHQQSSPQDDDPRPRRNSLTDFSGLTQFRNMLEEFATLNNPDHLQQVKQILGPDLVASLQQKLVASETSLQSHQQYPLSQQETPPPPPPPPQHFPSQSHVYSPTASYQFFSGREYQRQVAGSDVSSSSYCPDTHGPSASLQYGPADTSSFCRSQHRVTPPALGVATISPPPAAPFPVTDTPPVVYQYPPDLVHNVTSAT, encoded by the exons ATGAGCAGCGACGAGAACCTGGAGGTGAATGAAGACCTTCCTGAAGATGAAATGACCGAGGAGCAGCGACATCCAGAAccacccgcctccaccaccacaaccaccaacagtaacagcaccaacaccactaccgctaacaccaccagtgttaccaccgccactaccaccaccgccactaccaccaccaccactgctagcgccaccaccagcagcgtcaGCGTCGCCGTCGGCACCGAAGATCTCCACTCCAACGACAATCCTAAACCTGACGGAGACACCCAGG CAGCGCAGCCGTCCACCTCCCGCATGAGTCCGGACTCCGAGGCGGCCCCAGCCGCCACCAAAAACCTGCGGACTTGTCGGGTGTGTGGTGACAGAGCTAAGAGCATGCACTTCGGAG GTCTGTCGTGCGACTCTTGTAAGGCGTTCTTCCGTCGAGCCGTTCACAATGACGCGTACGTCAACTTCACGTGCCCCTACGATGGCAACTGTGTCATTAATATCGCCTCCAGGAAGTGTTGTCAGTTCTGCAG GTACAAGAAATGCACCTCCATCGGAATGGAGCGTTCCTGGGTCATGTCAGAGGAGGACCGAGCTCAGATGATGAAGCAGAGGGCAGAGAAGAAAGCCAAGATGGACGACAACAACAGGAGAGGCTTTAAGGAGGGCAAGAGGGAACTCGTGCCTTTTGAGCCAGACCCAGCCACTATGCTAGACCACATGACGGCAGAG GAGCGAGACGAGATCGAGCGAGCTGTGTTGAGGTACCGACGGGCGTACAACGATGTTCCCTACCGTCACGACCTCAAGAACTGCAGCGTGGACCGCCCCAGCATCCAGATCATCAACATGTTCACTACGATCGTCAGACGCTTCGCCTACTTCGCCAGGCTCTTCCCGGAGTTCTGCGACCTTCCTTCCCAG gaCCAAGGGAACCTCCTCCGTGGGGGGATCCTAGAGATGTCCCTCATCCGTGGGGTCCAGAGCTTCGACACCGAGCACAGCCGCTGGCCGGACACCAACCACCAGCTCTACAGGGACGCCCCGACTCTCTGCGTTGAAGATATGAAGAAACTTGTGTCCTGCGAACTCTACGAGATGCACATGAAATTCATCCACAG cctGAAGGAACTGAACGTGGACGAGCCAGTGatgatgttgttgctgctgatcgTCCTCTTCACTAGTGACCGCCCAGACCTGGCGGCCGCCGCTACCGTCCAGCAGCGGcaggaccactacctccacctgCTCAG GAAGTACCTTGGGTGGCGCTACGGGCCCCACAACGCGCCCATCCTCTACCCTCGCCTCCTCATCAAGTTGACTGACCTCCGGGAGCTCAATGACCAGCACACAGAGTACAACCTCAAGCTGGCCAAACAGGAG ATTGCGGAGATTCAGATGCAGTTGTCTCGGCTGAAGTTGAACCCGTACACAGAGTGGCCCACCATCCTGCAGCACCAGACTGGGTCTTCCACCCCGCCCACCGCGCCCCCTCAAGAAGAACCAGGTCCCTCCTCGGCTCCCAGCGGCGTCAGTTCCTCGTCGGAGGTCCCTGTGCAGATTGCCGTGACGCCGGCCACGCCCACGCCCGTCGAGGGTGGCCAGGTCAATCTCTCCGGGATGTTAGGAAGCTTGGGAGCCAGCGGGGACCTGGCCGGTCCCTTCAACTCCGGGATGAGTGGGCTTCTGGCCTTACTAGACTTCGAACAATTGGCAAGCAACCCGAGCTTCCAGCGAATCATCATGCAGCAGTTTCAGAAATCCATCATGAATGTCCTCAGTTCCCCCAACTTTGGTTTGGGTAATCTTTTCCCTGACGGCCGcattgtgcagcagcagcagcagcagcagcagcagaccgtCTCTTCTGACCAACAGCAAGACCCATCACCGATTCCGCAACAGCCACCTCAGCCCCAggcaacagcaccaccacagttcctcctgcagcagcaaaaAGTTCAACAACAGCCACACGGTCCACCAGGGCAGGTTCCAGTACCTTCACAGGGCGTCCCACAGGGGTATCCAGCCTCAGACCTTATGACTCAGTTAGACTATCTGGATGCCAGCCACCCAAGCAACCTGCAGAACGTCCAGCAGTCACAACAAGCTTTTCAGCAGCTGGAACATCAACTCATGAGCAACATTAGTGACTACGGCAGTTTCGGCGAgcagggtcatcaccaccagctgctgcAACACCAGTATCACTatcacctacagcagcagcagcatcttcaGCAGCAAGCGCtgttccaccaacaccagcaacaaatgCATCATCCACAGTTGCAAGAGGGACAGCAACCCATGCATCAGCAACACATAGTAGGAGGACCGCCTCTCCTCATTCCTAAAGAGGAACCAATGACGCCTTCCCCTCCCAACATGCACGCGCCCCACCCCCAGGTGGAGCACCCTCTGTTGTACGACGAGCCACAGAGTATGATGCACCAGCCTCGTCATcagcactcccctcccctccggtcctcacccacaccatcccaacatcatcatcaacaatccagCCCACAAGACGACGACCCACGCCCGAGACGAAATTCGCTGACGGACTTCAGTGGTCTTACTCAGTTCCGCAACATGTTGGAAGAGTTCGCGACTCTCAATAACCCAGACCACCTTCAGCAGGTCAAACAGATCCTGGGTCCTGACTTGGTGGCTTCATTACAGCAGAAACTAGTCGCTTCGGAGACGTCACTACAGTCACACCAGCAATATCCTCTGTCGCAACAGGagacgccgccgccgcctcctccaccGCCGCAGCACTTCCCCTCACAGTCCCACGTCTACTCACCCACGGCCTCTTACCAATTCTTCTCAGGTCGGGAGTACCAAAGGCAAGTGGCAGGAAGTGACGTCTCTAGCAGCAGTTACTGCCCCGACACACATGGCCCTTCTGCCTCGCTGCAGTATGGCCCAGCAGACACGTCATCCTTCTGCAGGAGTCAGCACCGAGTGACACCGCCAGCCCTGGGCGTCGCCACTATCAGCCCACCGCCAGCTGCGCCCTTCCCAGTCACGGACACCCCCCCAGTAGTGTACCAGTACCCACCAGACCTCGTCCACAACGTCACCTCGGCCACCTGA
- the LOC139750350 gene encoding uncharacterized protein isoform X2, with the protein MLISTRCRPALPVPYASPERLWSALTYPGVSRCNYASPRVALYPCPPQEPSVLFNGVSPTPVNHCPHNQLCHARQPTQARGKRSSGLTIEHNMSSDENLEVNEDLPEDEMTEEQRHPEPPASTTTTTNSNSTNTTTANTTSVTTATTTTATTTTTTASATTSSVSVAVGTEDLHSNDNPKPDGDTQAQPSTSRMSPDSEAAPAATKNLRTCRVCGDRAKSMHFGGLSCDSCKAFFRRAVHNDAYVNFTCPYDGNCVINIASRKCCQFCRYKKCTSIGMERSWVMSEEDRAQMMKQRAEKKAKMDDNNRRGFKEGKRELVPFEPDPATMLDHMTAEERDEIERAVLRYRRAYNDVPYRHDLKNCSVDRPSIQIINMFTTIVRRFAYFARLFPEFCDLPSQDQGNLLRGGILEMSLIRGVQSFDTEHSRWPDTNHQLYRDAPTLCVEDMKKLVSCELYEMHMKFIHSLKELNVDEPVMMLLLLIVLFTSDRPDLAAAATVQQRQDHYLHLLRKYLGWRYGPHNAPILYPRLLIKLTDLRELNDQHTEYNLKLAKQEIAEIQMQLSRLKLNPYTEWPTILQHQTGSSTPPTAPPQEEPGPSSAPSGVSSSSEVPVQIAVTPATPTPVEGGQVNLSGMLGSLGASGDLAGPFNSGMSGLLALLDFEQLASNPSFQRIIMQQFQKSIMNVLSSPNFGLGNLFPDGRIVQQQQQQQQQTVSSDQQQDPSPIPQQPPQPQATAPPQFLLQQQKVQQQPHGPPGQVPVPSQGVPQGYPASDLMTQLDYLDASHPSNLQNVQQSQQAFQQLEHQLMSNISDYGSFGEQGHHHQLLQHQYHYHLQQQQHLQQQALFHQHQQQMHHPQLQEGQQPMHQQHIVGGPPLLIPKEEPMTPSPPNMHAPHPQVEHPLLYDEPQSMMHQPRHQHSPPLRSSPTPSQHHHQQSSPQDDDPRPRRNSLTDFSGLTQFRNMLEEFATLNNPDHLQQVKQILGPDLVASLQQKLVASETSLQSHQQYPLSQQETPPPPPPPPQHFPSQSHVYSPTASYQFFSGREYQRQVAGSDVSSSSYCPDTHGPSASLQYGPADTSSFCRSQHRVTPPALGVATISPPPAAPFPVTDTPPVVYQYPPDLVHNVTSAT; encoded by the exons GTTTGACAATCGAACACAACATGAGCAGCGACGAGAACCTGGAGGTGAATGAAGACCTTCCTGAAGATGAAATGACCGAGGAGCAGCGACATCCAGAAccacccgcctccaccaccacaaccaccaacagtaacagcaccaacaccactaccgctaacaccaccagtgttaccaccgccactaccaccaccgccactaccaccaccaccactgctagcgccaccaccagcagcgtcaGCGTCGCCGTCGGCACCGAAGATCTCCACTCCAACGACAATCCTAAACCTGACGGAGACACCCAGG CGCAGCCGTCCACCTCCCGCATGAGTCCGGACTCCGAGGCGGCCCCAGCCGCCACCAAAAACCTGCGGACTTGTCGGGTGTGTGGTGACAGAGCTAAGAGCATGCACTTCGGAG GTCTGTCGTGCGACTCTTGTAAGGCGTTCTTCCGTCGAGCCGTTCACAATGACGCGTACGTCAACTTCACGTGCCCCTACGATGGCAACTGTGTCATTAATATCGCCTCCAGGAAGTGTTGTCAGTTCTGCAG GTACAAGAAATGCACCTCCATCGGAATGGAGCGTTCCTGGGTCATGTCAGAGGAGGACCGAGCTCAGATGATGAAGCAGAGGGCAGAGAAGAAAGCCAAGATGGACGACAACAACAGGAGAGGCTTTAAGGAGGGCAAGAGGGAACTCGTGCCTTTTGAGCCAGACCCAGCCACTATGCTAGACCACATGACGGCAGAG GAGCGAGACGAGATCGAGCGAGCTGTGTTGAGGTACCGACGGGCGTACAACGATGTTCCCTACCGTCACGACCTCAAGAACTGCAGCGTGGACCGCCCCAGCATCCAGATCATCAACATGTTCACTACGATCGTCAGACGCTTCGCCTACTTCGCCAGGCTCTTCCCGGAGTTCTGCGACCTTCCTTCCCAG gaCCAAGGGAACCTCCTCCGTGGGGGGATCCTAGAGATGTCCCTCATCCGTGGGGTCCAGAGCTTCGACACCGAGCACAGCCGCTGGCCGGACACCAACCACCAGCTCTACAGGGACGCCCCGACTCTCTGCGTTGAAGATATGAAGAAACTTGTGTCCTGCGAACTCTACGAGATGCACATGAAATTCATCCACAG cctGAAGGAACTGAACGTGGACGAGCCAGTGatgatgttgttgctgctgatcgTCCTCTTCACTAGTGACCGCCCAGACCTGGCGGCCGCCGCTACCGTCCAGCAGCGGcaggaccactacctccacctgCTCAG GAAGTACCTTGGGTGGCGCTACGGGCCCCACAACGCGCCCATCCTCTACCCTCGCCTCCTCATCAAGTTGACTGACCTCCGGGAGCTCAATGACCAGCACACAGAGTACAACCTCAAGCTGGCCAAACAGGAG ATTGCGGAGATTCAGATGCAGTTGTCTCGGCTGAAGTTGAACCCGTACACAGAGTGGCCCACCATCCTGCAGCACCAGACTGGGTCTTCCACCCCGCCCACCGCGCCCCCTCAAGAAGAACCAGGTCCCTCCTCGGCTCCCAGCGGCGTCAGTTCCTCGTCGGAGGTCCCTGTGCAGATTGCCGTGACGCCGGCCACGCCCACGCCCGTCGAGGGTGGCCAGGTCAATCTCTCCGGGATGTTAGGAAGCTTGGGAGCCAGCGGGGACCTGGCCGGTCCCTTCAACTCCGGGATGAGTGGGCTTCTGGCCTTACTAGACTTCGAACAATTGGCAAGCAACCCGAGCTTCCAGCGAATCATCATGCAGCAGTTTCAGAAATCCATCATGAATGTCCTCAGTTCCCCCAACTTTGGTTTGGGTAATCTTTTCCCTGACGGCCGcattgtgcagcagcagcagcagcagcagcagcagaccgtCTCTTCTGACCAACAGCAAGACCCATCACCGATTCCGCAACAGCCACCTCAGCCCCAggcaacagcaccaccacagttcctcctgcagcagcaaaaAGTTCAACAACAGCCACACGGTCCACCAGGGCAGGTTCCAGTACCTTCACAGGGCGTCCCACAGGGGTATCCAGCCTCAGACCTTATGACTCAGTTAGACTATCTGGATGCCAGCCACCCAAGCAACCTGCAGAACGTCCAGCAGTCACAACAAGCTTTTCAGCAGCTGGAACATCAACTCATGAGCAACATTAGTGACTACGGCAGTTTCGGCGAgcagggtcatcaccaccagctgctgcAACACCAGTATCACTatcacctacagcagcagcagcatcttcaGCAGCAAGCGCtgttccaccaacaccagcaacaaatgCATCATCCACAGTTGCAAGAGGGACAGCAACCCATGCATCAGCAACACATAGTAGGAGGACCGCCTCTCCTCATTCCTAAAGAGGAACCAATGACGCCTTCCCCTCCCAACATGCACGCGCCCCACCCCCAGGTGGAGCACCCTCTGTTGTACGACGAGCCACAGAGTATGATGCACCAGCCTCGTCATcagcactcccctcccctccggtcctcacccacaccatcccaacatcatcatcaacaatccagCCCACAAGACGACGACCCACGCCCGAGACGAAATTCGCTGACGGACTTCAGTGGTCTTACTCAGTTCCGCAACATGTTGGAAGAGTTCGCGACTCTCAATAACCCAGACCACCTTCAGCAGGTCAAACAGATCCTGGGTCCTGACTTGGTGGCTTCATTACAGCAGAAACTAGTCGCTTCGGAGACGTCACTACAGTCACACCAGCAATATCCTCTGTCGCAACAGGagacgccgccgccgcctcctccaccGCCGCAGCACTTCCCCTCACAGTCCCACGTCTACTCACCCACGGCCTCTTACCAATTCTTCTCAGGTCGGGAGTACCAAAGGCAAGTGGCAGGAAGTGACGTCTCTAGCAGCAGTTACTGCCCCGACACACATGGCCCTTCTGCCTCGCTGCAGTATGGCCCAGCAGACACGTCATCCTTCTGCAGGAGTCAGCACCGAGTGACACCGCCAGCCCTGGGCGTCGCCACTATCAGCCCACCGCCAGCTGCGCCCTTCCCAGTCACGGACACCCCCCCAGTAGTGTACCAGTACCCACCAGACCTCGTCCACAACGTCACCTCGGCCACCTGA
- the LOC139750350 gene encoding uncharacterized protein isoform X1, with the protein MLISTRCRPALPVPYASPERLWSALTYPGVSRCNYASPRVALYPCPPQEPSVLFNGVSPTPVNHCPHNQLCHARQPTQARGKRSSGLTIEHNMSSDENLEVNEDLPEDEMTEEQRHPEPPASTTTTTNSNSTNTTTANTTSVTTATTTTATTTTTTASATTSSVSVAVGTEDLHSNDNPKPDGDTQAAQPSTSRMSPDSEAAPAATKNLRTCRVCGDRAKSMHFGGLSCDSCKAFFRRAVHNDAYVNFTCPYDGNCVINIASRKCCQFCRYKKCTSIGMERSWVMSEEDRAQMMKQRAEKKAKMDDNNRRGFKEGKRELVPFEPDPATMLDHMTAEERDEIERAVLRYRRAYNDVPYRHDLKNCSVDRPSIQIINMFTTIVRRFAYFARLFPEFCDLPSQDQGNLLRGGILEMSLIRGVQSFDTEHSRWPDTNHQLYRDAPTLCVEDMKKLVSCELYEMHMKFIHSLKELNVDEPVMMLLLLIVLFTSDRPDLAAAATVQQRQDHYLHLLRKYLGWRYGPHNAPILYPRLLIKLTDLRELNDQHTEYNLKLAKQEIAEIQMQLSRLKLNPYTEWPTILQHQTGSSTPPTAPPQEEPGPSSAPSGVSSSSEVPVQIAVTPATPTPVEGGQVNLSGMLGSLGASGDLAGPFNSGMSGLLALLDFEQLASNPSFQRIIMQQFQKSIMNVLSSPNFGLGNLFPDGRIVQQQQQQQQQTVSSDQQQDPSPIPQQPPQPQATAPPQFLLQQQKVQQQPHGPPGQVPVPSQGVPQGYPASDLMTQLDYLDASHPSNLQNVQQSQQAFQQLEHQLMSNISDYGSFGEQGHHHQLLQHQYHYHLQQQQHLQQQALFHQHQQQMHHPQLQEGQQPMHQQHIVGGPPLLIPKEEPMTPSPPNMHAPHPQVEHPLLYDEPQSMMHQPRHQHSPPLRSSPTPSQHHHQQSSPQDDDPRPRRNSLTDFSGLTQFRNMLEEFATLNNPDHLQQVKQILGPDLVASLQQKLVASETSLQSHQQYPLSQQETPPPPPPPPQHFPSQSHVYSPTASYQFFSGREYQRQVAGSDVSSSSYCPDTHGPSASLQYGPADTSSFCRSQHRVTPPALGVATISPPPAAPFPVTDTPPVVYQYPPDLVHNVTSAT; encoded by the exons GTTTGACAATCGAACACAACATGAGCAGCGACGAGAACCTGGAGGTGAATGAAGACCTTCCTGAAGATGAAATGACCGAGGAGCAGCGACATCCAGAAccacccgcctccaccaccacaaccaccaacagtaacagcaccaacaccactaccgctaacaccaccagtgttaccaccgccactaccaccaccgccactaccaccaccaccactgctagcgccaccaccagcagcgtcaGCGTCGCCGTCGGCACCGAAGATCTCCACTCCAACGACAATCCTAAACCTGACGGAGACACCCAGG CAGCGCAGCCGTCCACCTCCCGCATGAGTCCGGACTCCGAGGCGGCCCCAGCCGCCACCAAAAACCTGCGGACTTGTCGGGTGTGTGGTGACAGAGCTAAGAGCATGCACTTCGGAG GTCTGTCGTGCGACTCTTGTAAGGCGTTCTTCCGTCGAGCCGTTCACAATGACGCGTACGTCAACTTCACGTGCCCCTACGATGGCAACTGTGTCATTAATATCGCCTCCAGGAAGTGTTGTCAGTTCTGCAG GTACAAGAAATGCACCTCCATCGGAATGGAGCGTTCCTGGGTCATGTCAGAGGAGGACCGAGCTCAGATGATGAAGCAGAGGGCAGAGAAGAAAGCCAAGATGGACGACAACAACAGGAGAGGCTTTAAGGAGGGCAAGAGGGAACTCGTGCCTTTTGAGCCAGACCCAGCCACTATGCTAGACCACATGACGGCAGAG GAGCGAGACGAGATCGAGCGAGCTGTGTTGAGGTACCGACGGGCGTACAACGATGTTCCCTACCGTCACGACCTCAAGAACTGCAGCGTGGACCGCCCCAGCATCCAGATCATCAACATGTTCACTACGATCGTCAGACGCTTCGCCTACTTCGCCAGGCTCTTCCCGGAGTTCTGCGACCTTCCTTCCCAG gaCCAAGGGAACCTCCTCCGTGGGGGGATCCTAGAGATGTCCCTCATCCGTGGGGTCCAGAGCTTCGACACCGAGCACAGCCGCTGGCCGGACACCAACCACCAGCTCTACAGGGACGCCCCGACTCTCTGCGTTGAAGATATGAAGAAACTTGTGTCCTGCGAACTCTACGAGATGCACATGAAATTCATCCACAG cctGAAGGAACTGAACGTGGACGAGCCAGTGatgatgttgttgctgctgatcgTCCTCTTCACTAGTGACCGCCCAGACCTGGCGGCCGCCGCTACCGTCCAGCAGCGGcaggaccactacctccacctgCTCAG GAAGTACCTTGGGTGGCGCTACGGGCCCCACAACGCGCCCATCCTCTACCCTCGCCTCCTCATCAAGTTGACTGACCTCCGGGAGCTCAATGACCAGCACACAGAGTACAACCTCAAGCTGGCCAAACAGGAG ATTGCGGAGATTCAGATGCAGTTGTCTCGGCTGAAGTTGAACCCGTACACAGAGTGGCCCACCATCCTGCAGCACCAGACTGGGTCTTCCACCCCGCCCACCGCGCCCCCTCAAGAAGAACCAGGTCCCTCCTCGGCTCCCAGCGGCGTCAGTTCCTCGTCGGAGGTCCCTGTGCAGATTGCCGTGACGCCGGCCACGCCCACGCCCGTCGAGGGTGGCCAGGTCAATCTCTCCGGGATGTTAGGAAGCTTGGGAGCCAGCGGGGACCTGGCCGGTCCCTTCAACTCCGGGATGAGTGGGCTTCTGGCCTTACTAGACTTCGAACAATTGGCAAGCAACCCGAGCTTCCAGCGAATCATCATGCAGCAGTTTCAGAAATCCATCATGAATGTCCTCAGTTCCCCCAACTTTGGTTTGGGTAATCTTTTCCCTGACGGCCGcattgtgcagcagcagcagcagcagcagcagcagaccgtCTCTTCTGACCAACAGCAAGACCCATCACCGATTCCGCAACAGCCACCTCAGCCCCAggcaacagcaccaccacagttcctcctgcagcagcaaaaAGTTCAACAACAGCCACACGGTCCACCAGGGCAGGTTCCAGTACCTTCACAGGGCGTCCCACAGGGGTATCCAGCCTCAGACCTTATGACTCAGTTAGACTATCTGGATGCCAGCCACCCAAGCAACCTGCAGAACGTCCAGCAGTCACAACAAGCTTTTCAGCAGCTGGAACATCAACTCATGAGCAACATTAGTGACTACGGCAGTTTCGGCGAgcagggtcatcaccaccagctgctgcAACACCAGTATCACTatcacctacagcagcagcagcatcttcaGCAGCAAGCGCtgttccaccaacaccagcaacaaatgCATCATCCACAGTTGCAAGAGGGACAGCAACCCATGCATCAGCAACACATAGTAGGAGGACCGCCTCTCCTCATTCCTAAAGAGGAACCAATGACGCCTTCCCCTCCCAACATGCACGCGCCCCACCCCCAGGTGGAGCACCCTCTGTTGTACGACGAGCCACAGAGTATGATGCACCAGCCTCGTCATcagcactcccctcccctccggtcctcacccacaccatcccaacatcatcatcaacaatccagCCCACAAGACGACGACCCACGCCCGAGACGAAATTCGCTGACGGACTTCAGTGGTCTTACTCAGTTCCGCAACATGTTGGAAGAGTTCGCGACTCTCAATAACCCAGACCACCTTCAGCAGGTCAAACAGATCCTGGGTCCTGACTTGGTGGCTTCATTACAGCAGAAACTAGTCGCTTCGGAGACGTCACTACAGTCACACCAGCAATATCCTCTGTCGCAACAGGagacgccgccgccgcctcctccaccGCCGCAGCACTTCCCCTCACAGTCCCACGTCTACTCACCCACGGCCTCTTACCAATTCTTCTCAGGTCGGGAGTACCAAAGGCAAGTGGCAGGAAGTGACGTCTCTAGCAGCAGTTACTGCCCCGACACACATGGCCCTTCTGCCTCGCTGCAGTATGGCCCAGCAGACACGTCATCCTTCTGCAGGAGTCAGCACCGAGTGACACCGCCAGCCCTGGGCGTCGCCACTATCAGCCCACCGCCAGCTGCGCCCTTCCCAGTCACGGACACCCCCCCAGTAGTGTACCAGTACCCACCAGACCTCGTCCACAACGTCACCTCGGCCACCTGA